AGCATCGGTATCCGCAAGTGGGAGATCTGTTATCACACGGTAAAACTGCTCGAACTGCGAGTTCGCATTGCCTTCCTGAGACTGATGTCCCGAATTATGTAGGCGTGGCGCAGTTTCGTTCACCCAAACCTTACCTTCGCGGTCGAGGAACAGCTCGATGGCAAATAACCCGGGCGATTGTGCGGCGGCGGTGAATTTCTTTGTAATCTCAAGGATTTGTTGCTGTACTTCCTGAGAAATCTGCGCTGGGCAAATATTAAAATCCAACAGGTTAAGCTTGGGATCAGCGACCATTTCTGTCACCGGGAAGGTGCGCGACACCCCCTCTTCATTTACCGCTACGATGACCGAAAGCTCTTTATCAATATCCACTAATTTTTCAAGCACGGAAGGCGCGTCCCAAAGGTTTTTAAGATCATCTTGGGTACGGATCACCTGTACGCCTTTCCCATCGTAACCACCGGTATTCAACTTCTGAACGAATGGCAGCGGGAAACTGGCTTCTTCCCTATTTTGAATGATTTGAAAATCCGGACTGGGGATTTGGTGCTGAAGATAGAATGCTTTCTGAAGAATTTTTTGCTGAATTATTCGGATAATGGAAGGATCTGGGATTACTTTTACACCTTTTTTCTGCAAATCTGCAAGTGCATCGGTATTTACATGCTCAATCTCGATGGTCACCACGTCTTTGCCTTGCCCGAAATCCATCACTGTCTGATAGTCGCTGAAGGAACCTTGCGTAAGATTTGAGATGGCGCTGCATGGCGCATCAGCCTGCGGATCAAGGGTGTACCATTCGTCATCATACTTCAGGGCTTCCTGAATGAGCATCCGGCCCAATTGGCCACCACCGAGAATTCCTATTTTCATGGTAAAATATTTGCGCGGTTTTTGAATAGTTTAAAATCCTTATCGCCGCAAAAATACAAAAGCTATACATGAAATAATAAAAACTGCGCGGTTATTTAAATATTTAATGGAGAACGGCTGTTGCCACGTTTTTTTATTTTTACTTTGTATGAAATAAACTATGGAGGTCTTAATTATCATTCTTTCTACGTTGCTGATCTTGCTCAGCATTCTGCCGCTATCGAAGAACCAGCACTGGGTATTCCGCGTACCGGAATTCATGAAACTGCAGATTTTCATTTTGCAGGTTCCGGCACTTATTCTCTGCAGTATTTTCATGGAGCGTACCGTTTGGTTTTGGGTATTGAATGTCTCTCAGCTTTTCCTGGCGGCTTATCATCTATACATCCTCATCAGATACACTACCTTTTATCGGAAAAAATACATTTCTGACGCAGCGACACGATCAGAAACCATTAAAATCATCTCCGCGAACGTATATCAGTTCAATACCGATTACCAAAAATTCCATCAGTTGATCCACAGGCACCGCCCCGACATCTTCATCACCATGGAAAGCAACGCGGCATGGGAACACGCCAACCGGCCGCTCGAAAAAGAGTATCCTTACACAAAAAAAATGACGCTCGAGAATACGTACGGGATGCACTTCTATTCTAAAATACCATTTACCAAGGCCAAATTCCATTTCTTCGTGGCAGATGACGTCCCGAGTATCGAAGTTCATTTTGAAACAAAGACCGGGGAGCACTACATTGTTTACGGAGTACATCCGCCGCCGCCAAGTCCAACGGAAGAAACCACGTCTAAAGAACGCGACGGCGATCTGCTGTCACTGGCAAAAAAAATCAAGAAACAGCAATTGCCGTGTTTGGTTATAGGGGATTTCAATACCGTAGCGTGGTCGGATACCTCTATCCTGTTCCGTAAAACGAGTGAACTGATTGATGCCCGCCTTGGAAGAGGGATTTTGGCGACATTTCATGCCAGATATTGGTTTTTCCGTGTGCCGCTTGACCTATTGTTTCACAGTCCTGAAATCTTTATCAGCGAATTGAAGACGCTCGAAAATTTTGGTTCAGACCACTTCCCTATTTTGTGTGAATTCAGCATTAACAGTGAAGATCCACAACAGGCTAAGGATATTAAGACGACAGACAACGAAGATATGGAGGAGGTAAATAAACTGATTGAAGAAGGTAAAGCTGAAGAAAGCGACAACCGTACAAGTAAATAATCTTACAGTTTAGACAGCTTGAAATAGCCTACATGTATTGGGTTGGGGGCGACTTCTGGAACCGGGCGAAGAACAATTGAATATTTCGACCGCATAGCTGCGGGTAAAACATCTTCCACCCGAAAAACATCATCCACATCTACCCCATATTTAT
This DNA window, taken from Chryseobacterium sp. 6424, encodes the following:
- a CDS encoding endonuclease/exonuclease/phosphatase family protein; amino-acid sequence: MEVLIIILSTLLILLSILPLSKNQHWVFRVPEFMKLQIFILQVPALILCSIFMERTVWFWVLNVSQLFLAAYHLYILIRYTTFYRKKYISDAATRSETIKIISANVYQFNTDYQKFHQLIHRHRPDIFITMESNAAWEHANRPLEKEYPYTKKMTLENTYGMHFYSKIPFTKAKFHFFVADDVPSIEVHFETKTGEHYIVYGVHPPPPSPTEETTSKERDGDLLSLAKKIKKQQLPCLVIGDFNTVAWSDTSILFRKTSELIDARLGRGILATFHARYWFFRVPLDLLFHSPEIFISELKTLENFGSDHFPILCEFSINSEDPQQAKDIKTTDNEDMEEVNKLIEEGKAEESDNRTSK
- a CDS encoding 5-(carboxyamino)imidazole ribonucleotide synthase, which produces MKIGILGGGQLGRMLIQEALKYDDEWYTLDPQADAPCSAISNLTQGSFSDYQTVMDFGQGKDVVTIEIEHVNTDALADLQKKGVKVIPDPSIIRIIQQKILQKAFYLQHQIPSPDFQIIQNREEASFPLPFVQKLNTGGYDGKGVQVIRTQDDLKNLWDAPSVLEKLVDIDKELSVIVAVNEEGVSRTFPVTEMVADPKLNLLDFNICPAQISQEVQQQILEITKKFTAAAQSPGLFAIELFLDREGKVWVNETAPRLHNSGHQSQEGNANSQFEQFYRVITDLPLADTDAFGFSGMLNLVGADGFEGKARYEGLEEVLRLPKTYIHLYGKTQTKPGRKMGHINVLADSRDELMGKLILIKSLVQVKS